A single Candidatus Methanomethylophilaceae archaeon DNA region contains:
- a CDS encoding flavodoxin family protein, translating to MSIIAVISSPRKGGFGERLFMRAVEGARESGKEVEIFRLNDLNIRQCQNCESCRGNDGHCVMKDDISPILERIRQSDGLIVSGQIRFARIDGALKTFADRFYSFMTDRSTVLDGGKKLITILTAGADETNVEKESAEFERMMNQYFLFEPVGRITYLSYLMPADSDFIDESPLMEAYEAGKKMRS from the coding sequence GTGTCTATCATAGCTGTCATCTCAAGCCCCAGGAAAGGGGGATTCGGCGAGAGATTGTTCATGAGAGCGGTCGAAGGCGCCCGCGAATCCGGGAAAGAGGTGGAAATTTTCCGTCTCAACGATCTGAACATCAGGCAATGCCAGAATTGCGAGTCATGCAGGGGAAACGACGGCCATTGCGTTATGAAGGATGATATATCCCCTATCTTGGAGAGAATACGCCAATCAGATGGCCTGATAGTATCAGGGCAGATACGCTTCGCCAGGATCGATGGCGCTCTGAAGACTTTCGCAGATCGTTTCTATTCGTTCATGACCGACAGATCCACCGTTTTGGATGGCGGAAAAAAGCTCATCACCATCTTGACGGCAGGCGCCGATGAGACCAATGTCGAGAAGGAATCCGCCGAGTTCGAGAGGATGATGAATCAGTATTTCCTTTTCGAGCCCGTGGGCAGGATAACCTATCTCAGCTATCTCATGCCCGCGGATTCCGATTTCATCGATGAATCGCCTCTGATGGAAGCTTATGAAGCCGGGAAAAAGATGCGATCGTGA
- the pylB gene encoding methylornithine synthase PylB has product MISDILANAEKGYPLGSRDIFELMSITKDNELRELFDAAKRVRDRTFGKKIYTYGFVYFSTYCKNNCAFCYYRTTNKIQERYRKSKEEIVELAGSLQDAGINLADLTMGEDPEMYANGCERLLDIIHAVHEDVGINIMASPGALPERMFPLVREAGADWYACYQETYNRKLFESLRLNQSYEDRRNQKIWARKAGLLTEDGMMIGLGESVKDRANTILTMSTLGCDQVRAMTFVPQLGTPMENNEPYGPTEELKAIAVMRLMNHDKLIPCSLDVEGISGLKTRINAGANVVTSIVPPSKNLAGVAQHELDIENGNRSVEHVFELLEEMGHRHATSTEYRAYLDSRRARMASR; this is encoded by the coding sequence ATGATATCTGATATTTTAGCGAATGCGGAGAAGGGATACCCTCTCGGATCCCGCGACATCTTCGAGCTGATGTCAATAACCAAGGACAACGAATTGAGGGAACTTTTCGACGCCGCGAAAAGGGTCCGCGACAGAACTTTCGGAAAGAAAATTTACACCTACGGATTCGTCTATTTCTCGACCTACTGCAAAAACAACTGCGCATTCTGCTACTACAGGACGACCAACAAGATCCAGGAGAGATACAGAAAGTCCAAGGAAGAGATCGTCGAACTCGCGGGATCCCTCCAAGACGCTGGCATCAATCTGGCCGATCTCACCATGGGCGAGGACCCGGAGATGTACGCCAACGGTTGCGAGCGTCTGCTGGACATCATCCACGCCGTCCACGAAGACGTCGGGATCAATATCATGGCCTCGCCAGGGGCGCTTCCTGAGCGCATGTTCCCCTTGGTCAGGGAGGCGGGCGCGGATTGGTACGCATGCTACCAGGAGACGTACAACAGAAAGCTCTTCGAATCCCTCAGGCTCAACCAAAGCTACGAAGACCGCCGCAACCAGAAGATCTGGGCCAGAAAGGCCGGGCTCCTCACCGAAGACGGGATGATGATCGGGCTCGGAGAGAGCGTCAAAGACCGCGCCAACACGATCCTCACCATGAGCACCCTCGGATGCGACCAGGTCAGGGCGATGACTTTCGTCCCGCAGCTGGGCACCCCCATGGAAAACAATGAGCCTTACGGCCCGACGGAAGAGCTGAAGGCGATAGCCGTCATGAGGCTGATGAACCACGACAAACTCATCCCCTGCAGCCTTGACGTCGAGGGCATCTCAGGCCTCAAGACCAGGATAAATGCGGGCGCCAATGTGGTCACATCCATTGTCCCTCCGAGCAAGAATCTGGCGGGAGTGGCGCAGCACGAACTGGACATCGAGAACGGGAACAGATCCGTAGAACATGTATTCGAGCTTCTCGAAGAGATGGGCCACAGGCATGCCACAAGCACCGAGTACAGAGCCTACCTGGATTCCCGCAGGGCAAGGATGGCTTCGAGATGA
- a CDS encoding nitroreductase family protein: MFADLIAKRYSVREYSDKPVEDEKLRAILQAGRLAPTAKNAQPQRIYAVRSERMLGKLRSVCSMTFGAPVVIIICSDPSASFVSPFSERNFGETDAAIVTDHMMLQATELGLGTCWVGWFDPKEIKEALGIPDNLEVMNLLPVGYPSENSKPSPRHNDRKPLEETVTEL, encoded by the coding sequence ATGTTCGCCGATTTGATTGCGAAAAGATATTCTGTAAGAGAATACAGCGATAAACCCGTGGAAGATGAGAAACTCAGAGCCATCCTTCAGGCCGGACGTCTGGCTCCCACCGCGAAGAACGCCCAACCCCAACGTATCTATGCCGTCAGAAGCGAGCGCATGCTCGGAAAGCTCCGCTCGGTATGCAGCATGACTTTCGGCGCTCCCGTCGTCATCATCATCTGCTCCGATCCCTCCGCCTCTTTTGTGAGCCCATTCTCCGAACGCAATTTCGGGGAGACCGATGCGGCCATCGTGACTGATCACATGATGCTGCAGGCCACGGAGCTCGGGCTCGGCACATGCTGGGTCGGTTGGTTCGACCCCAAGGAGATCAAAGAAGCCTTGGGCATCCCGGACAACCTAGAAGTCATGAATCTCCTTCCCGTAGGCTATCCTTCAGAGAATTCGAAACCTTCCCCGCGGCACAATGACAGGAAACCGCTGGAAGAGACCGTGACTGAGCTCTGA